One segment of Paenibacillus rhizovicinus DNA contains the following:
- a CDS encoding Ger(x)C family spore germination protein: protein MRKRLRIGVRLLAVWLGCGLMTTGCWDYHDINHRTVPVIMGISKGQEKRYKVSLQIPIPAERKLNVKVVSREAATVSEGIDVIRVDVENYIDLLSIQLIVVSQGIAQEGLKDEMANAIRSTMFSPKTLLAVTSGDMVELLSNTKNAITNDITTFYKFANKRAGWTPKTAKTSLMESFVSTRSYTQDILLPIIKPGRETVLEFDGSALMKEGKMIGRLSDQETLFVNVVTNRYYGADVEVLQNASLTILAAHMNWSSRMTGNGPELVGKLRLQTSLSESRTEKSKSQHVSDLETLFSKNLKQVTDKLIQTGADPMGMGNHFRSKIPFEKLAKWRSDYYPELKVRYHVQVEIANLGSLVQAE, encoded by the coding sequence GTGCGTAAGCGATTACGAATAGGGGTGCGGCTTCTCGCCGTCTGGCTCGGCTGCGGCCTGATGACGACGGGCTGCTGGGATTATCATGACATTAATCATCGCACCGTCCCGGTCATTATGGGGATTTCCAAGGGGCAGGAGAAAAGGTATAAAGTCTCGCTGCAAATCCCGATCCCTGCAGAGCGGAAGCTGAACGTCAAAGTCGTCTCCAGGGAAGCCGCGACGGTCAGCGAAGGCATTGACGTCATACGGGTCGATGTCGAGAATTACATCGATCTGCTCAGCATACAGCTCATCGTCGTCAGTCAAGGAATCGCCCAAGAAGGTCTGAAGGATGAAATGGCCAATGCCATCCGCTCTACGATGTTTTCCCCGAAGACATTGCTTGCGGTAACCAGCGGCGACATGGTGGAATTGTTAAGCAATACGAAGAACGCCATAACGAACGACATCACGACCTTCTACAAATTCGCGAACAAACGCGCCGGATGGACGCCCAAAACGGCGAAAACCAGCTTGATGGAATCTTTCGTCTCGACACGATCCTATACGCAGGACATCCTGCTTCCGATCATTAAGCCGGGCCGCGAAACGGTGCTCGAATTCGATGGCTCCGCCCTGATGAAGGAAGGGAAAATGATCGGCCGCCTGAGCGATCAAGAGACGCTGTTCGTGAACGTGGTCACCAACCGCTATTACGGCGCCGACGTCGAGGTGCTGCAGAATGCAAGCCTCACTATCCTGGCCGCCCATATGAATTGGAGCAGCAGGATGACCGGGAACGGTCCGGAATTGGTCGGCAAGCTTCGATTGCAAACCTCGCTCTCGGAATCGAGGACCGAGAAGTCCAAGAGCCAGCATGTATCGGATCTCGAAACGCTGTTCTCGAAAAACCTGAAGCAGGTCACGGACAAGCTGATTCAAACCGGCGCCGATCCGATGGGGATGGGCAATCATTTCCGAAGCAAAATCCCGTTCGAGAAGCTCGCGAAGTGGCGAAGCGATTATTATCCGGAATTAAAGGTCCGTTATCACGTACAGGTCGAGATAGCGAACTTGGGCAGCCTCGTGCAAGCGGAATAA
- a CDS encoding glycoside hydrolase family 88 protein has protein sequence MNWTTAIEQTLRTTIANLSRFKTRFPHVSNGDGKYELLDHTSWTEGFWSGILWLSYEYTNDEAFREAAVQSVASFRERLEQDKQLDHHDIGFLYSLSAKAQWIIEGDEAAKALALQAADVLMKRWRSGSQLIQAWGAEGDPENGGRIIIDCLMNLPLLYWATEQTGNPDYAAAARMHAEKSRRFLVRGDDSSYHTFYFDPDTGHAIRGGTHQGFQDGSTWTRGQAWGIYGFALAYRYFQEPAFLETSKRLARYFIAHLPEDHVAYWDFDAPQTGGTPRDSSASAITACGLLEIVGHLSGDDPEREVLLAAAQRSMGSLIEHYFTAGSETEEGFLRHGSYSVRGGASPDDFVIWGDYFFLEALMRLNSGVPGYWYER, from the coding sequence ATGAATTGGACAACTGCAATCGAACAGACGCTTCGCACGACGATCGCGAATTTGAGCCGCTTCAAGACGCGATTCCCGCATGTCAGCAACGGCGACGGCAAATACGAGCTGTTGGACCATACGAGCTGGACGGAAGGATTTTGGTCGGGCATCTTATGGTTGAGCTATGAATACACGAACGACGAGGCATTCCGCGAGGCTGCCGTCCAAAGCGTGGCTTCCTTCCGAGAACGATTGGAACAGGACAAGCAGCTGGACCATCACGATATCGGGTTTCTGTACTCGCTATCCGCCAAAGCACAGTGGATCATCGAGGGCGACGAAGCGGCCAAAGCATTGGCGCTGCAGGCCGCAGACGTGCTGATGAAGCGGTGGCGGTCAGGTTCGCAATTGATTCAGGCCTGGGGAGCGGAGGGCGATCCGGAGAACGGCGGACGCATCATCATCGATTGTTTAATGAACCTCCCGCTCCTGTATTGGGCGACGGAGCAGACGGGCAATCCGGATTATGCGGCGGCGGCGCGCATGCATGCCGAGAAAAGCCGGCGTTTCCTCGTGCGCGGGGACGATTCTTCCTACCATACGTTTTATTTCGATCCAGACACGGGCCATGCCATTCGCGGCGGCACCCATCAAGGGTTTCAAGACGGCTCTACTTGGACGCGCGGCCAAGCTTGGGGCATCTACGGCTTCGCGCTTGCTTACCGTTACTTCCAGGAGCCGGCGTTTCTGGAAACGTCCAAACGGCTGGCGCGTTATTTCATCGCGCATCTGCCGGAGGATCATGTGGCGTACTGGGATTTCGACGCCCCGCAGACGGGCGGCACGCCGCGGGACAGTTCGGCATCCGCGATTACCGCTTGCGGCCTGCTGGAGATTGTCGGTCATTTATCCGGCGACGATCCGGAGCGGGAAGTATTGCTTGCGGCTGCGCAACGGTCGATGGGCAGCTTGATCGAGCATTATTTTACGGCGGGGAGCGAGACCGAAGAAGGCTTCCTGCGTCATGGGTCGTATTCGGTGAGAGGCGGCGCATCGCCCGATGATTTCGTCATTTGGGGCGATTATTTCTTCCTTGAAGCGTTGATGCGGCTGAATAGCGGTGTTCCGGGCTATTGGTACGAGCGCTGA
- the kynA gene encoding tryptophan 2,3-dioxygenase, with amino-acid sequence MPMDNNIRTDFSDAMSYGDYLHLDDILSAQHRLSGHHDEMLFLIIHQASELWMKLILHELYAAAESIRGGDLEPSFKMLSRVSRIQQQLTQSWSILSTLTPAEYMGFRHSLGQSSGFQSHQNRLIEFALGNKNARMLAVFRHKTELYAQMQEALRAPSLYDAAIGALATRGLPVDPAALNRDWSLDYEPNASVEDAWLTVYRDVDQYWDLYELAEKLVDIGSQQQIWRFNHMTTVERIIGHKQGTGGSSGVTYLKRVLDQQFFPELWSLRTKL; translated from the coding sequence ATGCCCATGGACAACAACATCCGGACCGATTTCAGCGACGCGATGTCTTACGGGGACTATCTGCATTTGGACGACATTCTGTCCGCGCAGCATCGGCTCTCCGGTCACCACGACGAAATGCTGTTTCTCATTATTCATCAAGCAAGCGAGCTGTGGATGAAGCTGATCCTTCACGAGCTGTATGCCGCCGCCGAGAGCATCCGAGGCGGCGATCTCGAGCCGTCGTTCAAAATGCTGTCGCGCGTATCGCGCATACAACAGCAGCTGACGCAATCGTGGAGCATCCTCTCGACGCTGACGCCTGCCGAATACATGGGTTTTCGCCATTCATTGGGGCAGTCCTCCGGCTTTCAGTCCCATCAGAACAGGCTGATCGAATTTGCGCTCGGCAATAAGAACGCCCGTATGCTGGCGGTCTTCCGGCACAAGACGGAGCTGTACGCGCAGATGCAGGAGGCGCTTCGGGCGCCGAGCCTGTACGACGCGGCAATCGGCGCATTGGCGACGCGCGGACTGCCCGTCGATCCAGCGGCGCTGAACCGCGATTGGTCGCTCGACTATGAGCCGAACGCGAGCGTGGAAGATGCGTGGCTGACGGTGTACCGCGACGTGGACCAGTACTGGGACCTGTATGAACTGGCAGAGAAGCTTGTCGATATCGGCAGCCAACAGCAAATTTGGCGGTTCAATCATATGACGACGGTGGAACGGATCATCGGCCATAAGCAGGGGACGGGCGGGTCGTCCGGCGTGACGTATTTGAAAAGGGTGCTGGATCAGCAGTTCTTCCCCGAACTTTGGAGTCTGAGAACGAAGTTATAG
- a CDS encoding GerAB/ArcD/ProY family transporter — translation MSRGISVATFYLVLQYGLFMFVYPQSVIQSQPSGHWFVIILGWLFQGILLRLLVGGLRAEKTDLLLKFQQAGKWFRYCLVWPFIISNILAIGVIVRGHAQILSILYLPHTPLWVLFAMLLVTALSVSYAGRDSLLRLSLVIGSFGLPLAFLSFLSAVKYMNILMIFPLKPTLDFMDEPRILPAISVFVNVFALIGFFGPYAASEKRWLWGAWVVSLFLFLSNVYLPISAFGQEVADDLRFPLILLLDTVRVKWFFFERISLFYIMAILFSTLINISGLLWLTRQLAINSSIVPRLITNPVTVGALGIVVAFYIPSLEALEQFLRSGGPLRFGLLFILSIASVYYRNRAKIGGQPRA, via the coding sequence ATGAGCCGCGGAATCAGCGTAGCGACCTTCTATCTCGTGCTGCAGTACGGATTGTTCATGTTCGTGTACCCGCAAAGCGTCATTCAGTCCCAGCCTTCCGGCCACTGGTTCGTCATCATCCTCGGCTGGCTGTTCCAAGGCATTCTGCTGCGTCTGCTTGTCGGAGGCTTACGCGCCGAGAAGACGGATCTTCTTCTGAAATTCCAGCAAGCGGGCAAATGGTTTCGCTACTGCTTGGTTTGGCCGTTCATCATTAGCAACATACTGGCCATCGGGGTCATCGTCCGAGGACATGCCCAGATTCTAAGCATCCTGTATTTGCCTCACACTCCGTTATGGGTGCTGTTTGCGATGCTGCTCGTTACCGCGCTGAGCGTTTCCTACGCCGGGCGCGATTCGCTGCTCCGGCTATCGCTGGTCATCGGCAGCTTCGGTCTTCCTCTTGCGTTCTTAAGCTTCCTGTCCGCCGTGAAATACATGAACATACTCATGATTTTCCCGCTCAAGCCGACCCTCGACTTCATGGATGAACCGCGAATTCTGCCGGCGATATCCGTCTTCGTCAATGTCTTCGCCCTGATCGGCTTCTTCGGGCCCTATGCCGCATCCGAGAAGCGGTGGCTGTGGGGCGCCTGGGTCGTTTCACTCTTCTTATTCTTGTCAAACGTTTATCTCCCGATCAGCGCATTCGGCCAAGAGGTCGCGGATGATCTTCGTTTCCCGTTAATCCTGCTGTTGGACACGGTTCGGGTAAAATGGTTTTTCTTCGAGCGGATCTCCCTGTTCTACATCATGGCCATCTTGTTCAGCACGTTGATCAACATCAGCGGTCTGCTTTGGCTGACAAGGCAGCTTGCCATTAATTCCTCCATCGTTCCGAGACTGATTACGAATCCGGTAACCGTGGGGGCGCTTGGGATCGTCGTCGCTTTTTACATTCCCAGTCTGGAAGCTTTGGAACAGTTTTTGCGCTCGGGCGGGCCGCTGCGTTTCGGCTTGCTGTTCATCCTTTCGATAGCCAGCGTCTATTACCGCAATCGGGCGAAGATCGGAGGACAGCCGCGTGCGTAA
- the kynB gene encoding arylformamidase, translated as MRTWIDISQPLDERTAVWPGDTPFVYEVAWGKAESGSVNVGRVTMSIHTGTHVDAPFHFDSAGKKVSELDLDIYMGKARVVHLPDAASIGIDVLAGFDLEGVVRLLIRTDAWTDRQRFPQRIPPVEPQAAAYLAARGVRLIGLDLPSVDLLDSKELPAHHALAEQGIHILEGLVLDHVAPGDYELAALPLPLVHADGSPVRAVLKQLV; from the coding sequence ATGCGCACATGGATCGATATCTCGCAGCCGCTCGACGAGCGGACGGCCGTCTGGCCGGGAGATACGCCGTTCGTTTACGAAGTGGCTTGGGGCAAAGCGGAGAGCGGGTCCGTCAATGTCGGCCGCGTAACGATGAGCATTCACACCGGCACGCACGTCGACGCTCCGTTTCATTTCGATTCAGCGGGCAAGAAGGTATCCGAGTTGGACCTTGACATCTATATGGGTAAGGCGCGCGTCGTGCATTTGCCGGACGCGGCCTCCATCGGAATCGACGTGCTAGCCGGTTTCGACCTGGAGGGCGTCGTTCGCTTGTTGATCCGTACGGATGCGTGGACGGACCGGCAGCGGTTTCCGCAGCGCATTCCGCCGGTCGAACCACAAGCGGCGGCTTACCTGGCGGCGCGCGGCGTGCGTCTGATCGGGCTTGATTTACCATCCGTCGATCTCCTCGACAGCAAGGAGCTGCCCGCCCATCATGCGCTCGCGGAGCAGGGCATTCATATTCTGGAAGGGCTCGTCCTGGATCATGTGGCGCCGGGAGACTATGAGCTTGCCGCCCTTCCGCTGCCCTTGGTTCATGCCGACGGGAGCCCGGTGCGAGCCGTATTGAAGCAGCTTGTTTAG
- a CDS encoding aldo/keto reductase — translation MRYQFIPGTDLNASVICMGTGGCGGGMSREDAFRLFDLYLELGGNFIDTAHSYDNWLGMGRSLTETRLGEWMKERGNREKLVFATKGGHPEEETPHQARLGRDVLHQEIDESLQLLGTDYIDLYWLHRDEPSRPVEEIMETLHSQVLAGKIRHIGCSHWTVERIKKAQAYAAANGLTPFVANQPYWNLAGYYTGSETDDLEADRRYYAETGMAVIPFSSQANGFFSGRYARGQAAGAQGSSAHVERTFFNDRCFDLLDRVQQLASELGTTGTVIALAYLTSQPFLVFPIIGSKTPEYMRDSCTAGDLLLTPEQLRFLETGSSH, via the coding sequence ATGCGATATCAGTTCATACCGGGTACGGACTTGAACGCTTCCGTCATCTGCATGGGGACGGGCGGCTGCGGGGGAGGCATGTCCCGCGAGGATGCGTTCCGGCTGTTTGATCTTTATTTGGAGCTGGGCGGCAATTTCATCGATACGGCGCATTCCTACGATAACTGGCTTGGCATGGGAAGAAGCTTGACCGAAACCCGGCTCGGCGAGTGGATGAAGGAACGGGGCAACCGCGAGAAGCTTGTTTTCGCCACCAAGGGCGGGCATCCCGAAGAGGAAACGCCGCACCAAGCCAGACTCGGACGAGACGTCCTTCATCAAGAGATCGATGAAAGCCTGCAGCTGCTGGGCACCGACTATATCGACCTGTACTGGCTGCATCGCGATGAGCCGAGCAGGCCTGTCGAAGAAATCATGGAAACGCTCCACAGCCAGGTGCTTGCCGGCAAAATCCGTCATATCGGCTGCTCGCACTGGACCGTGGAGCGGATCAAGAAAGCGCAGGCCTATGCGGCTGCCAATGGACTGACCCCGTTCGTGGCCAATCAGCCGTATTGGAATCTCGCCGGCTATTATACCGGCTCGGAGACGGATGACTTGGAAGCAGACCGGCGCTACTATGCGGAAACCGGCATGGCCGTCATCCCCTTCTCCTCGCAGGCGAACGGCTTCTTCAGCGGCCGGTATGCGCGCGGACAAGCAGCGGGTGCGCAAGGAAGCTCGGCCCACGTGGAACGGACCTTCTTTAACGATCGCTGCTTCGATCTCTTGGATCGCGTCCAGCAGCTGGCAAGCGAGCTCGGAACGACCGGCACCGTCATTGCGCTCGCGTATTTGACGTCGCAGCCGTTCCTTGTCTTCCCGATTATCGGATCGAAGACGCCGGAATACATGCGCGACAGCTGCACGGCCGGGGATCTGCTGCTGACGCCGGAACAGCTTCGGTTCCTGGAGACGGGTTCTTCCCACTAA